The following are encoded in a window of Panicum virgatum strain AP13 chromosome 5N, P.virgatum_v5, whole genome shotgun sequence genomic DNA:
- the LOC120671908 gene encoding uncharacterized protein LOC120671908, producing the protein MGSDLKELKYRRRIGAEERAQCSDPRGGADWAALQQDPIELLRKLDELRDQITRSCHVVGQPREHRRVSRRAVSLLPEHLEPPPLPGYHRSRYGGRYGLGLLPPSPHTPLRPEHGDRYLRQSSGHYCQYPGKQWENGRIGPGSYHHYGCACPHCLHGQRPVPQEENIPMARYFAGQHESYRFERSPSISSDYDQRSVASSLYSHRSVSKRRAEFFRKKAEHICRPVDGAAPFTVCSSCYKLLQMPMEKCTGRKRNRFQCGSCCQIISLKHDEGKGIPLIPSSSLYVPEMEQSSTDQMMQDSTHQHHKDFNSAFYNSNEHSSMQFDMDFADDNSLSSTTSHGRTEKEYGSNRSIQSKGEGLSFSPSMSLEIGSPKDILCERDAGCEAEPSVHGPVTPRSPVLEDKLVDPLCTQEKGNDEVNQGMAYISDLTCKGQYVNHEYDESVITRSKQNGNEDDKVATEDESSCSSYEQKSKEDNCCNLEDGSKTHKENSAKDDSSSLEDESEKYECTNIKDDNSSPGGENPNNKCEPKTKGDDKCVLGAENISNNCEENKKDNVIEAGSTSERHDELKTEEDHGNLQQPFTEDANSPAESGSSVNGRTNSGFSRGSSEAGLDEDQSSTGKSGDSSFFAGLLKKGFEDLSLLNKSMDSAKVSINGHAISKRALKKAEKKAGPVDPGSYWYDYHAGFWGVMGRECIGIIPPFIKEFHYPMPRNCAGGDTGVFVNGRELCQRDLDLLVGRGLPRTSGKSYSIEISGNITDEATGKKLRSLGKLAPTIEKLKRGFGMHVPEEFR; encoded by the exons ATGGGGAGCGATCTGAAGGAGTTGAAGTACAGGAGGAGGATTGGAGCGGAGGAGCGCGCGCAATGCAGCGACCCGAGGGGCGGTGCGGACTGGGCCGCGCTGCAGCAGGACCCCATCGAGCTGCTGCGCAAGCTGGACGAGCTGAGGGACCAGATCACGCGCTCCTGCCACGTCGTCGGCCAGCCGCGGGAGCACCGCAGGGTCAGCCGCCGCGCGGTCTCCTTGCTCCCCGAGCACCTTGAGCCACCACCTCTGCCGGGGTACCACCGCTCCCGCTATGGTGGCCGGTATGGGCTCGGCTTGCTACCGCCCAGCCCACACACCCCGCTGCGCCCTGAACATGGGGATAGGTATCTGAGACAGTCTAGTGGGCACTACTGCCAGTACCCTGGGAAGCAGTGGGAGAACGGTAGGATAGGGCCTGGGAGCTATCATCACTATGGGTGTGCGTGCCCGCACTGTCTGCACGGGCAGAGGCCTGTGCCGCAAGAGGAGAACATCCCGATGGCGAGATACTTTGCTGGACAGCATGAATCCTACCGGTTTGAGAGGTCACCATCCATTTCATCCGATTATGATCAGAGATCTGTGGCATCATCACTTTACTCTCATCGGTCGGTGTCGAAGAGGAGGGCAGAGTTCTTCAGGAAGAAGGCAGAACATATCTGTCGTCCAGTGGATGGTGCTGCACCTTTCACTGTGTGCAGTTCATGTTATAAGCTACTGCAGATGCCTATGGAAAAGTGCACAGGGAGGAAGAGGAATCGGTTTCAATGTGGGTCTTGTTGTCAGATAATTAGTTTGAAGCATGATGAAGGAAAAGGAATTCCCTTGATACCATCATCATCCTTATATGTGCCTGAAATGGAGCAGAGCTCAACTGATCAGATGATGCAAGATTCCACCCATCAGCACCACAAAGATTTCAATTCGGCATTCTACAATTCAAACGAGCATAGCAGCATGCAATTCGATATGGATTTTGCTGATGATAACTCACTTTCTTCTACCACTAGTCATGGTAGGACTGAGAAAGAGTATGGGTCAAACAGGAGCATCCAGTCAAAAGGAGAGGgtctctctttctctccaagCATGTCTTTGGAAATTGGGAGCCCAAAGGATATATTGTGTGAAAGAGATGCAGGCTGTGAGGCAGAGCCTTCAGTACATGGTCCAGTTACCCCACGATCTCCAGTTTTGGAGGACAAACTTGTTGACCCATTGTGCACTCAAGAAAAAGGCAACGATGAGGTTAACCAAGGAATGGCTTACATATCAGACCTAACTTGCAAAGGACAATATGTTAATCATGAATATGATGAAAGCGTTATTACAAGAAGCAAACAGAACGGCAATGAAGATGATAAAGTTGCCACTGAAGATGAAAGCTCATGCAGCAGTTATGAACAGAAGAGCAAGGAAGATAACTGTTGCAACCTTGAAGATGGTAGCAAAACGCACAAGGAGAATAGTGCAAAAGATGACTCTAGTAGTCTTGAAGATGAAAGTGAGAAGTATGAGTGTACAAATATTAAAGATGACAATAGCAGCCCTGGAGGTGAGAACCCGAATAATAAATGTGAGCCGAAGACCAAAGGAGATGACAAATGTGTACTTGGAGCTGAAAACATTAGCAACAACtgtgaagaaaacaaaaaagacaATGTCATCGAAGCTGGAAGCACAAGTGAGAGACATGACGAGCTGAAAACAGAAGAAGATCATGGGAATTTGCAGCAGCCATTTACAGAAGATGCCAATTCCCCAGCAGAGAGTGGGTCATCGGTTAATGGGCGCACAAATTCTGGGTTTTCTCGTGGTTCATCAGAGGCTGGGTTAGATGAAGATCAGTCCTCAACTGGTAAGAGTGGGGACTCATCATTTTTTGCTGGTTTATTGAAGAAAGGTTTTGAGGACCTTTCTTTATTAAATAAGTCGATGGATAGTGCTAAGGTTTCAATTAATGGTCATGCAATCTCTAAAAGAGCCCTTAAGAAGGCAGAGAAAAAAGCAGGTCCTGTTGACCCTGGTTCATATTG GTATGACTACCATGCTGGTTTTTGGGGTGTCATGGGCAGAGAATGCATTGGCATTATCCCT cCATTTATTAAAGAATTCCATTATCCGATGCCCAGAAATTGTGCTGGCGGGGATACTGGTGTTTTTGTCAATGGCAGAGAACTTTGTCAGAGAGATTTAGATTTGCTTGTAGGAAGAGGACTGCCACGGACATCTGGGAAGTCATATTCTATTGAGATATCTGGAAATATAACTGATGAAGCAACTGGGAAAAAACTGCGTAGTCTTGGAAAACTTGCTCCCAC